A single genomic interval of Ramlibacter sp. harbors:
- a CDS encoding sterol desaturase family protein: MSPNLIDQVPAQALPWLLALPLGVLLASTLEGCVQTWVRHQPYDWRAYAASVGDALGRRAMDALGLTLAAPALAWAAAHPLTHIPLNSLAAFALLFAGQEFFYYGYHRAAHRVRWFWATHCVHHSPNELTLASALRLGWTGKLTGTTVFFAPLVWLGFAPGAVLAVVALNLLYQFWLHATWIPRLGPLEWVFNTPSHHRVHHASNPEYLDRNFGGVLIVFDRLFGTFQAERADVAIRYGLTEPLHSHNPLRIGLHGWWELGRDLWHTRGWRARLRLVLGPPGRR; this comes from the coding sequence ATGAGCCCGAACCTGATCGATCAGGTGCCGGCGCAGGCCCTGCCCTGGCTGCTGGCGCTGCCACTCGGTGTGCTGCTGGCCAGCACGCTGGAGGGCTGCGTGCAGACCTGGGTCAGGCACCAGCCCTATGACTGGCGCGCCTACGCCGCCTCGGTGGGCGACGCCCTGGGCCGGCGGGCCATGGACGCGCTGGGCCTGACGCTGGCCGCGCCCGCGCTCGCCTGGGCGGCCGCGCACCCGCTGACGCACATCCCGCTGAACTCGCTGGCGGCCTTTGCCCTGCTGTTTGCCGGGCAGGAATTCTTCTATTACGGGTACCACCGGGCGGCGCACCGCGTGCGCTGGTTCTGGGCCACGCATTGCGTGCACCACTCGCCCAACGAGCTGACGCTGGCCTCGGCCCTGCGCCTGGGCTGGACCGGCAAACTCACGGGCACGACGGTGTTCTTTGCGCCACTGGTGTGGCTGGGCTTTGCACCCGGCGCGGTGCTGGCCGTTGTGGCGTTGAACCTGCTCTACCAGTTCTGGCTGCACGCCACCTGGATCCCCAGGCTCGGCCCGCTCGAGTGGGTGTTCAACACGCCCTCGCACCACCGGGTGCACCACGCGAGCAACCCCGAATACCTGGACCGCAACTTCGGCGGGGTGCTGATCGTGTTTGACCGACTGTTCGGCACCTTCCAGGCCGAGCGCGCCGACGTGGCCATCCGCTATGGCCTGACCGAGCCGCTGCACAGCCACAACCCGCTGCGCATCGGCCTGCATGGCTGGTGGGAACTGGGCCGCGACCTGTGGCACACCCGCGGCTGGCGGGCCCGCCTGCGCCTGGTGCTGGGGCCGCCCGGGCGCCGCTGA
- a CDS encoding NAD(P)-dependent oxidoreductase yields MKIHLIGAGKMGLPMATHFLNAGHSVSVSDPSAERLVLARAAGLGVAELPAALAGAEVVFTSLPHDDALRAVGAQVARHAAPGTVLVDTSTVSQAASAAVAQACEVAGVRYLRTTVSGNNKMAEAAQLTVMASGPRSVYDALLPLLRLLGPNQFWLGEGEQARLMKLVVNLLIAQTSAMLAEALTLGQKGGLAWRDMWDVLGASAVASPILKAKAVQLKERDFGATFTVPQMLKDVDLILGEGAQAQVPLPQVALTRQMLQAAQAQGFSDEDYAAIIKVVEASAAL; encoded by the coding sequence ATGAAAATCCACCTGATTGGCGCCGGCAAGATGGGCCTGCCCATGGCCACGCATTTCCTGAACGCCGGGCACAGCGTCAGCGTCAGTGACCCCAGCGCCGAGCGGCTGGTCCTGGCCCGGGCAGCGGGCCTGGGGGTGGCTGAGTTGCCCGCCGCGCTGGCGGGCGCCGAGGTGGTGTTCACCTCGCTGCCGCATGACGATGCGCTGCGGGCCGTGGGCGCGCAGGTGGCACGGCACGCGGCACCAGGCACCGTGCTGGTGGACACCAGCACGGTGTCGCAGGCCGCGTCCGCGGCCGTTGCCCAGGCCTGTGAGGTGGCCGGCGTGCGCTACCTGCGCACCACGGTGTCGGGCAACAACAAGATGGCCGAGGCCGCCCAGCTCACGGTCATGGCCTCGGGGCCGCGCAGCGTGTACGACGCCCTGCTGCCGCTGCTGCGCCTGCTCGGGCCGAACCAGTTCTGGCTGGGGGAGGGCGAGCAGGCCCGGCTGATGAAGCTGGTGGTCAACCTGCTGATCGCGCAGACCAGCGCCATGCTGGCCGAGGCGCTCACGCTGGGCCAGAAAGGCGGCCTGGCCTGGCGCGACATGTGGGACGTGCTGGGCGCCAGCGCCGTGGCCTCGCCCATCCTCAAGGCCAAGGCCGTGCAGCTCAAGGAGCGCGACTTTGGCGCCACCTTCACCGTGCCGCAGATGCTCAAGGATGTGGACCTGATCCTGGGCGAAGGCGCCCAGGCCCAGGTGCCGTTGCCGCAGGTGGCCCTGACGCGCCAGATGCTGCAGGCCGCGCAGGCCCAGGGCTTCAGCGACGAGGACTACGCCGCCATCATCAAGGTGGTGGAAGCCAGCGCGGCGCTGTAG
- the pcaF gene encoding 3-oxoadipyl-CoA thiolase: MTQAFICDAIRTPFGRYGGALSSVRTDDLGAIPIQALMARNAGVDWEALSDLIYGCANQAGEDNRNVGHMASLLAGLPTAVPGATINRLCGSGLDAIGTAARAIKAGEATMMIAGGVESMSRAPFVMPKAESAFSRANAVYDTTIGWRFVNKLMKAQYGVDSMPETAENVATDYRIEREAQDRMALASQLKAVAAQKAGYLDAEITPVTIPQKKGDAVVVSKDEHPRETSLEALARLKGVVKPDGTVTAGNASGVNDGACALLLADEATAARNGLTPRARVVGMATAGVAPRIMGIGPAPATQKVLALTGLKLEQLDVIELNEAFAAQGLAVLRTLGLQDDDPRVNRWGGAIALGHPLGASGARLATTAVSQLHQGGGRYALCTMCIGVGQGIALILERV; the protein is encoded by the coding sequence ATGACCCAAGCCTTCATCTGCGACGCGATTCGCACCCCCTTTGGCCGTTACGGCGGCGCGCTCAGCAGCGTGCGCACCGATGACCTGGGCGCCATCCCGATCCAGGCGCTGATGGCGCGCAACGCCGGGGTGGACTGGGAAGCCCTGAGCGACCTGATCTACGGCTGCGCCAACCAGGCCGGCGAAGACAACCGCAACGTGGGCCACATGGCCAGCCTGCTCGCGGGCTTGCCCACGGCCGTGCCGGGCGCCACCATCAACCGCCTGTGCGGCTCGGGGCTGGACGCCATCGGCACGGCCGCGCGAGCCATCAAGGCCGGGGAAGCCACGATGATGATCGCCGGTGGCGTGGAGAGCATGAGCCGCGCGCCCTTCGTGATGCCCAAGGCCGAGAGCGCCTTCAGCCGCGCCAACGCGGTGTACGACACCACCATTGGCTGGCGCTTCGTCAACAAGCTCATGAAGGCGCAGTACGGTGTTGACTCCATGCCCGAGACCGCCGAGAACGTGGCCACCGACTACAGGATCGAGCGCGAAGCGCAGGACCGCATGGCCCTGGCCAGCCAGCTCAAGGCCGTGGCCGCGCAGAAGGCCGGCTACCTGGACGCCGAGATCACGCCCGTGACCATCCCGCAGAAAAAGGGCGACGCCGTGGTGGTCAGCAAGGACGAGCACCCCCGCGAGACCAGCCTGGAGGCACTGGCCAGGCTCAAGGGCGTGGTCAAGCCCGACGGCACCGTGACGGCGGGCAATGCCAGCGGCGTCAATGACGGCGCCTGCGCGCTGCTGCTGGCCGACGAAGCCACGGCCGCCAGAAACGGCTTGACGCCACGCGCGCGCGTGGTGGGCATGGCCACCGCGGGCGTGGCGCCGCGCATCATGGGCATCGGCCCCGCGCCCGCCACGCAGAAGGTGCTGGCCCTGACCGGGCTCAAGCTCGAGCAGCTCGACGTGATCGAACTCAACGAGGCCTTTGCGGCCCAGGGCCTGGCGGTGCTGCGCACCCTGGGCCTGCAGGACGACGACCCGCGCGTCAACCGCTGGGGCGGCGCTATTGCGCTGGGCCACCCGCTGGGCGCCAGCGGCGCGCGGCTGGCCACCACCGCGGTCAGCCAGTTGCACCAGGGCGGCGGCCGCTATGCGCTGTGCACCATGTGCATTGGCGTGGGCCAGGGCATTGCGCTGATCCTCGAGCGGGTCTGA
- a CDS encoding maleylacetate reductase — MRHFIFNGQPSRVVFGAGSIQHLEREIDALGARRALVLSTPEQSHQAQAIADRLGARAAGIFPRAVMHVPIETAREAREEARRLGADCAVAIGGGSTTGLGKAIALDSGLPILAIPTTYAGSEMTPIYGITEGGLKKTGKDPRVLPRTVIYDPELTLTLPVAMSVTSGMNAIAHAAEGLYARDSNPIMDLMAGEGIAAIARALPVIRQNMGDVQARGDALYGAWLCGAVLGNVGMALHHKLCHTLGGSFNLPHAEVHTVVLPQAMAFNAAAAPQAMARIARALQAPSAAGGLFDLARHNGAPVALKDIGMKAQDLDRAADIAVSNPYWNPRPIGAGERAAIRELLQRAYDGVRPEDI, encoded by the coding sequence ATGCGCCACTTCATCTTCAATGGCCAGCCCTCGCGCGTGGTGTTTGGTGCCGGGTCCATCCAGCACCTGGAGCGCGAGATCGATGCCCTGGGCGCGCGGCGCGCACTGGTGCTGTCCACGCCCGAGCAGTCGCACCAGGCCCAGGCCATCGCCGACCGCCTTGGCGCCCGCGCCGCCGGCATTTTTCCGCGCGCCGTGATGCATGTGCCCATCGAGACCGCGCGCGAGGCGCGTGAGGAAGCGCGGCGCCTGGGCGCCGACTGCGCCGTGGCCATTGGCGGCGGTTCCACCACGGGGCTGGGCAAGGCCATCGCGCTGGACTCGGGCCTGCCCATCCTGGCCATCCCCACCACCTATGCCGGCAGCGAAATGACGCCGATCTACGGCATCACCGAGGGCGGCCTCAAGAAGACCGGCAAGGACCCGCGCGTGCTGCCGCGCACCGTGATCTACGACCCCGAACTCACGCTCACCCTGCCCGTGGCCATGAGCGTGACCAGCGGCATGAATGCCATTGCCCATGCGGCCGAAGGCCTGTACGCGCGGGACAGCAACCCCATCATGGACCTGATGGCCGGGGAAGGCATTGCCGCGATCGCGCGGGCGCTGCCGGTGATCCGCCAGAACATGGGCGACGTGCAGGCCCGGGGCGATGCGCTCTATGGCGCCTGGCTGTGCGGCGCCGTGCTGGGCAATGTGGGCATGGCCCTGCACCACAAGCTGTGCCACACGCTGGGCGGCAGCTTCAACCTGCCGCATGCCGAGGTCCACACCGTGGTGCTGCCCCAGGCCATGGCCTTCAACGCCGCCGCCGCGCCGCAGGCCATGGCGCGCATCGCGCGTGCCTTGCAGGCCCCATCGGCCGCCGGCGGCCTGTTCGATCTGGCGCGCCACAATGGCGCGCCCGTGGCCCTGAAAGACATTGGCATGAAGGCGCAGGACCTTGACCGCGCGGCCGACATTGCCGTGAGCAACCCCTACTGGAACCCGCGGCCCATCGGCGCGGGCGAGCGCGCCGCCATCCGCGAGCTGCTGCAGCGCGCCTACGATGGCGTGCGACCTGAAGACATTTGA
- a CDS encoding 3-oxoacid CoA-transferase subunit B, which yields MSFTRRTKDQLAARVARDIPEGATVNLGIGQPTLVANHIPASREVLLHSENGLLGMGPAPTPGEEDYDLINAGKQPVTLLPGGSYFHHTDSFAMMRGGHLDICVLGAFQVSEKGDLANWHTGEPGAIPAVGGAMDLAVGARQTWVMMDLQTKQGTSKIVRECSYPLTGLACVKRIYTDVATLDVTPTGLLCVDRVEGLSHAGLEQLVGLPIAPSMAEPLAE from the coding sequence ATGAGCTTCACCCGCAGAACCAAGGACCAACTCGCCGCGCGCGTGGCCCGGGACATCCCCGAGGGCGCCACGGTCAACCTGGGCATTGGCCAGCCCACGCTGGTGGCCAACCACATCCCCGCGAGCCGCGAGGTGCTGCTGCACAGCGAGAACGGCCTGCTCGGCATGGGCCCGGCCCCCACGCCGGGCGAGGAAGACTACGACCTCATCAATGCCGGCAAGCAGCCCGTCACGCTGCTGCCGGGGGGCTCGTACTTTCACCACACCGACAGCTTTGCCATGATGCGCGGCGGCCACCTGGACATCTGCGTGCTCGGCGCCTTCCAGGTCAGCGAAAAGGGCGACCTGGCCAACTGGCACACCGGCGAGCCCGGCGCCATCCCCGCGGTGGGTGGCGCCATGGACCTGGCCGTGGGCGCCCGGCAGACCTGGGTCATGATGGACCTTCAGACCAAACAGGGCACCAGCAAGATCGTGCGCGAATGCAGCTACCCACTCACCGGCCTGGCCTGCGTCAAGCGCATCTACACCGACGTCGCCACGCTCGACGTCACACCCACCGGCCTGCTTTGCGTGGACCGGGTCGAGGGCCTGAGCCATGCCGGTCTGGAGCAGCTGGTGGGCCTGCCGATTGCCCCATCGATGGCCGAACCCCTGGCTGAATAG
- a CDS encoding 3-oxoacid CoA-transferase subunit A, whose amino-acid sequence MINKVAASVADALAGIADGATVMIGGFGTAGIPNELIDGLIAQGAKDLTVVNNNAGNGDTGLAALLATGRVRKIICSFPRQADSQVFDGLYRSGKLELELVPQGNLSERIRAAGAGIGAFFTPTGFGTELAKNADGSPKETREINGRHYVLEYPIHGDVALIKAERGDRWGNLTYRKTARNFGPSMAMACQRTVASVHEVVELGALDPEAIVTPAIFVSQIVQVPRQITQAGGLRKAA is encoded by the coding sequence ATGATCAACAAGGTGGCCGCCTCGGTGGCCGACGCGCTGGCCGGCATTGCCGATGGCGCGACCGTGATGATTGGCGGCTTCGGCACCGCCGGCATCCCCAATGAGCTGATCGACGGCCTGATCGCCCAGGGCGCGAAAGACCTCACGGTGGTCAACAACAACGCCGGCAATGGCGACACCGGCCTGGCGGCCCTGCTGGCCACCGGGCGCGTGCGCAAGATCATCTGCAGCTTTCCGCGCCAGGCCGACAGCCAGGTGTTTGACGGCCTGTACCGCAGCGGCAAGCTGGAGCTGGAACTGGTGCCGCAGGGCAACCTGTCGGAACGCATCCGCGCGGCGGGCGCGGGCATTGGCGCCTTCTTCACGCCCACGGGCTTTGGCACCGAGCTGGCCAAAAACGCCGACGGCAGCCCCAAGGAGACGCGCGAGATCAACGGCCGCCACTATGTGCTCGAGTACCCCATCCACGGCGATGTGGCGCTGATCAAGGCCGAGCGCGGCGACCGCTGGGGCAACCTCACCTACCGCAAGACCGCGCGTAACTTCGGCCCCAGCATGGCCATGGCCTGCCAGCGCACGGTGGCCAGCGTGCACGAGGTGGTGGAACTGGGTGCGCTCGACCCCGAGGCCATCGTGACGCCCGCCATCTTCGTCAGCCAGATCGTGCAGGTCCCGCGCCAGATCACGCAGGCCGGCGGCCTGAGGAAGGCAGCATGA
- a CDS encoding helix-turn-helix domain-containing protein, with amino-acid sequence MANAAPRTVDAPRPGDSYVQSFARGLEVIRSFNAQAPQQTLSEVAQRSGLTRAGARRILLTLQALGYVQTDGRLYRLTPRILDLGFAYLSSMPIWNLAEPVMESLVAQVKESCSAAVLDATDIVYVLRVPTHKIMSITLGVGSRLPAYCTSMGRVLLADLPEDDLVKRLNASERSQRTRHTLTDIDALVARVAQVRRQGWCIVNQELEEGLISVAVPITNRAGRTVAALNISGQANRTNVKTAQEQLLPALLASAQTISGLLSQSV; translated from the coding sequence ATGGCAAATGCCGCTCCGCGAACCGTTGACGCGCCCCGCCCCGGCGACAGCTACGTGCAGTCGTTCGCGCGCGGGCTGGAAGTGATCCGCTCCTTCAATGCCCAGGCCCCGCAGCAGACACTGAGCGAGGTGGCGCAGCGCAGCGGCCTCACGCGCGCGGGCGCGCGGCGCATCCTGCTCACGCTGCAGGCGCTGGGCTACGTGCAGACCGACGGCCGCCTGTACCGGCTGACGCCGCGCATCCTGGACCTGGGCTTTGCCTACCTCTCGTCCATGCCCATCTGGAACCTGGCCGAACCGGTCATGGAGTCCCTGGTGGCGCAGGTCAAGGAATCCTGCTCGGCTGCCGTGCTGGACGCGACCGACATTGTCTATGTGCTGCGCGTGCCCACGCACAAGATCATGAGCATCACGCTGGGCGTGGGTTCGCGCCTGCCGGCTTACTGCACGTCCATGGGCCGGGTGCTGCTGGCTGACCTGCCCGAGGACGACCTGGTGAAGCGGCTCAACGCCAGCGAGCGCAGCCAGCGCACCCGGCACACCCTCACCGACATTGACGCACTGGTGGCCAGGGTGGCCCAGGTGCGGCGCCAAGGCTGGTGCATCGTCAACCAGGAACTGGAGGAGGGGCTGATCTCGGTGGCCGTGCCCATCACCAACCGCGCGGGGCGCACCGTGGCGGCGCTGAACATCAGCGGCCAGGCCAACCGCACCAACGTGAAAACAGCGCAGGAGCAATTGCTGCCTGCGCTGCTGGCGAGTGCGCAGACCATTTCGGGCCTGCTGTCTCAGTCGGTGTGA
- a CDS encoding DUF1841 family protein, whose translation MFSPSQADVRRFFCDVHAKTRVGEPMEALETLAGQWVAEHPEYHGDLADVDAALQRQYAGDDGRTNPFLHLSMHLSISEQCSIDQPQGIRQAVELLAARRGSLHDAHHEAMECLGQMLWESQRAGRPPDGQAYIDCVQRRATRD comes from the coding sequence ATGTTCAGCCCCTCGCAAGCCGACGTCCGCCGCTTTTTCTGCGACGTCCATGCCAAGACCCGCGTCGGCGAGCCCATGGAAGCGCTGGAAACCCTGGCTGGCCAATGGGTGGCCGAGCACCCCGAATACCACGGCGACCTGGCCGACGTGGATGCCGCGCTTCAGCGCCAGTACGCGGGCGACGACGGCCGGACCAACCCCTTCCTGCACCTGTCGATGCACCTGTCGATCAGCGAGCAGTGCTCCATTGACCAGCCCCAGGGCATCCGCCAGGCGGTGGAACTGCTGGCCGCGCGCCGGGGCTCGCTGCACGACGCGCACCACGAAGCCATGGAATGCCTGGGCCAGATGCTCTGGGAAAGCCAGCGCGCGGGCCGCCCGCCCGACGGGCAGGCCTACATCGACTGTGTGCAGCGCCGGGCCACCAGGGATTGA
- a CDS encoding response regulator yields MRILLAEDERELAAWLVRALHQSGFIVDWVDDGRMVRRSLKSTRYDALILDLGLPGLGGHDVLDDLRDAGHRLPVLILTARDSLMERVSTLNSGADDFLAKPFELPELEARLTALIRRARGSEHPRFACGPLVYDTTARQFTLDHEPLALTPREHATLRALIQCSGEPLSKQEILDRVFSDEQDVNPEAIEVLVHRLRKRLANSPVHITTLRGLGYLLECKP; encoded by the coding sequence ATGCGCATCCTCCTGGCCGAAGACGAACGCGAACTCGCGGCCTGGCTGGTGCGCGCCCTGCATCAAAGCGGATTCATCGTTGACTGGGTGGACGATGGGCGCATGGTCAGGCGCAGCCTCAAAAGCACCCGGTACGACGCCCTGATCCTCGACCTGGGCCTGCCCGGGCTGGGCGGCCACGACGTGCTGGACGACCTGCGCGACGCCGGTCACCGGCTTCCGGTGTTGATCCTCACGGCCCGGGATTCGCTGATGGAACGGGTCAGCACCCTGAACAGCGGTGCCGATGATTTTCTGGCCAAGCCCTTTGAACTGCCAGAACTGGAGGCGCGGCTGACGGCGCTGATTCGCCGCGCACGGGGCAGCGAGCACCCGCGTTTTGCCTGCGGCCCCCTGGTGTATGACACCACCGCCAGACAATTCACGCTGGACCATGAACCGCTGGCACTGACGCCACGCGAGCACGCCACCCTGAGGGCCCTGATCCAGTGCAGCGGGGAGCCGCTGTCCAAGCAGGAGATCCTCGATCGGGTCTTTTCCGACGAGCAGGACGTGAACCCGGAAGCGATCGAAGTGCTGGTCCACCGCCTGCGCAAACGCCTGGCGAACAGCCCCGTCCACATCACGACCCTGCGCGGGCTCGGCTACCTGCTGGAGTGCAAGCCATGA
- a CDS encoding sensor histidine kinase: MTAQAWHSLSLRRTLLLVLFPGLLLLVGVELALTWRTAVDAANSAYDRSLLGAIKAMDARISTDSGGLGVELPYRMLEFFELTASGRVYYRVASEDGLVEIGTPGLPLPPHALVTGQPQFRDATYFDEPVRVGSYARLLDRPVAGQRKAQRVVIQVAETLESRQAFTRTLLIDSVARDLLLVLAATGLLVLAVAWALRPLTRLRAEVQARSALDMTPISSTGIPADVQPLVEAINHHVERNRQQAEARRRFIDDASHQLRTPLTTLATQVGFALRETDAQQQRQALAAIKAQLDETVRQTNQMLALAKADSADIQHEPVDLNPLARDVARHWWGDARERGIDLGLEPAGQAVWVLAQPALLREALSNLLHNAIRYAPSGSEVTVKVLAHEDQSLVSVLDDGPGMPAEDIARAGERFFRGANARLPGTGLGLAIVKSIVERHGGRLLLEAGPGGRGLCASLCLPTAKAPSKA; encoded by the coding sequence ATGACAGCCCAGGCCTGGCACTCGCTGAGCTTGCGGCGCACCCTGCTGCTGGTGCTGTTCCCCGGGCTGTTGCTGCTGGTGGGGGTGGAACTGGCCCTGACCTGGCGCACGGCAGTCGACGCCGCCAACTCAGCCTATGACCGCTCGCTGCTGGGTGCGATCAAGGCCATGGATGCCCGCATTTCCACCGACAGCGGCGGGCTTGGGGTCGAGTTGCCCTACCGCATGCTGGAGTTTTTTGAGCTGACGGCCAGCGGGCGGGTCTATTACCGCGTGGCCTCCGAGGACGGCCTGGTTGAAATTGGCACCCCGGGCCTGCCCCTGCCGCCCCATGCCCTGGTGACAGGACAGCCCCAGTTCCGCGACGCCACCTATTTTGATGAGCCGGTGCGCGTGGGCTCCTACGCCCGCCTGCTGGACCGACCGGTGGCGGGCCAGCGCAAGGCCCAGCGCGTGGTCATCCAGGTGGCGGAAACACTGGAGTCGCGCCAGGCTTTCACGCGCACCTTGCTGATCGATTCGGTGGCGCGCGATCTCCTGCTGGTGCTGGCGGCCACCGGGCTGCTGGTCCTTGCCGTCGCCTGGGCGCTTCGTCCGCTGACCCGGCTCCGCGCGGAAGTGCAGGCACGTTCGGCGCTGGACATGACGCCCATTTCATCGACCGGCATTCCGGCCGACGTGCAGCCCCTGGTGGAGGCCATCAACCACCACGTGGAGCGCAACCGTCAGCAGGCCGAGGCCCGCCGCCGCTTCATTGACGACGCATCGCACCAGCTGCGCACGCCGCTCACCACGCTGGCCACGCAGGTCGGCTTTGCCTTGCGCGAAACGGATGCCCAGCAGCAACGCCAGGCGCTGGCCGCCATCAAAGCCCAGCTCGACGAGACCGTCAGGCAAACCAACCAGATGCTGGCACTGGCCAAGGCGGACAGCGCCGACATCCAGCACGAGCCCGTTGACCTGAACCCCCTGGCGCGCGACGTGGCGCGGCATTGGTGGGGCGACGCACGCGAACGGGGCATTGATCTGGGCCTGGAACCCGCCGGGCAAGCCGTCTGGGTACTGGCCCAGCCCGCGCTTTTGCGGGAGGCGCTTTCCAACCTGCTGCACAACGCCATTCGCTACGCGCCTTCAGGCAGCGAAGTTACCGTGAAGGTGCTCGCCCATGAAGACCAAAGCCTGGTCTCGGTGCTTGACGACGGCCCGGGCATGCCCGCCGAGGACATTGCCCGGGCGGGAGAGCGTTTTTTCCGTGGGGCCAACGCCCGGCTTCCGGGAACAGGACTGGGGCTGGCCATTGTCAAATCGATTGTTGAACGCCACGGCGGGCGCTTGCTGCTGGAGGCCGGCCCCGGCGGGCGCGGCCTGTGCGCATCCCTGTGCCTGCCGACGGCAAAAGCGCCCTCCAAAGCCTAG
- a CDS encoding tripartite tricarboxylate transporter substrate binding protein yields MNSRLSLISLALCCAATAAAAGPLDKTECIAPAKPGGGFDLTCKLAQSALMDGKFISDPMRISYMPGGIGAVAYNAIIAQRPAEANTLVAFSGGSLLNLAQGKFGRYNENDVRWLAAVGSDFGAVIVAQNSPFKSLKDLIAAVKADPTKVVFGAGGTVGSQDWMKAALTARAAGLNPKSMRFVAFEGGGEALTALQGGHVQVYSGDASEAEEQIKAGAKIRVLAVMADKRLEGSLASVPTAREQGMDVEWPIIRGFYVGPKVSDADYKVWVETFNKMMATPAYNKLRAERGLFQYAKTGAELDTYIKQRVAFYRTLAADFGLNVAK; encoded by the coding sequence ATGAACAGCAGGCTTTCCCTCATTTCCCTGGCCCTGTGCTGCGCCGCCACCGCTGCGGCCGCAGGCCCGCTCGACAAGACCGAGTGCATTGCCCCGGCCAAGCCGGGCGGAGGCTTCGACCTCACCTGCAAACTGGCCCAGTCGGCCCTGATGGACGGCAAGTTCATCAGCGATCCCATGCGCATCTCGTACATGCCAGGCGGCATTGGCGCGGTGGCTTACAACGCCATCATTGCGCAGCGGCCCGCTGAGGCCAACACCCTGGTGGCGTTCTCTGGCGGCTCGCTGCTGAATCTGGCCCAGGGCAAGTTTGGCCGCTACAACGAAAACGACGTGCGCTGGCTGGCGGCCGTGGGCAGCGATTTTGGCGCCGTCATCGTGGCCCAGAATTCCCCATTCAAGTCGCTCAAGGACCTGATCGCCGCGGTCAAGGCAGACCCCACCAAGGTGGTGTTCGGCGCCGGCGGGACCGTGGGCAGCCAGGACTGGATGAAAGCCGCGCTGACGGCACGCGCCGCGGGCCTGAATCCCAAGTCCATGCGCTTTGTTGCCTTCGAGGGCGGGGGCGAAGCGCTCACGGCACTGCAGGGTGGCCACGTGCAGGTCTATTCAGGCGACGCTTCCGAGGCCGAGGAGCAGATCAAGGCCGGCGCCAAGATCCGCGTGCTCGCCGTGATGGCCGACAAGCGCCTGGAAGGCAGCCTGGCCAGCGTGCCCACCGCCCGGGAGCAGGGCATGGATGTGGAGTGGCCCATCATCCGGGGCTTCTATGTAGGGCCCAAGGTCAGTGACGCGGACTACAAGGTCTGGGTGGAGACCTTCAACAAGATGATGGCCACGCCGGCCTACAACAAGCTGCGCGCCGAGCGCGGCCTGTTCCAGTACGCCAAAACCGGGGCCGAGCTCGACACCTACATCAAGCAACGCGTGGCCTTCTATCGCACGCTGGCCGCCGATTTCGGCCTGAACGTGGCCAAGTAG
- a CDS encoding tripartite tricarboxylate transporter TctB family protein has product MSDRLLGAVCVALGAGMAWAAQAYTAPISYEPVGPRAFPLLLAGLMAAAGAWLVIKPGPGELRARLPQLKPLALAVAAVFVYAGLFEALGFPLATTLMALPVGMAFGGSWKQALAGGIGLGLVLYLLFDKALDVVLPTGVLSILLGGR; this is encoded by the coding sequence ATGAGTGACCGCCTTCTTGGCGCGGTGTGTGTGGCGCTGGGCGCGGGCATGGCCTGGGCCGCGCAGGCCTACACCGCGCCCATCTCCTACGAGCCCGTGGGGCCCCGGGCATTTCCGCTGTTGTTGGCAGGCCTGATGGCCGCTGCGGGCGCCTGGCTGGTCATCAAGCCCGGCCCCGGGGAACTGCGGGCCCGCTTGCCCCAGTTGAAGCCGCTCGCGCTGGCGGTCGCCGCGGTGTTCGTCTACGCCGGCCTGTTCGAGGCGCTGGGCTTCCCCCTGGCAACGACGCTGATGGCCTTGCCGGTGGGCATGGCCTTTGGGGGCAGCTGGAAGCAGGCCCTGGCTGGGGGCATCGGCCTCGGGCTCGTGCTGTACCTGCTGTTTGACAAGGCGCTGGACGTGGTGCTGCCCACCGGCGTTCTGTCCATTCTTCTGGGAGGGCGTTGA